Within Eublepharis macularius isolate TG4126 chromosome 19, MPM_Emac_v1.0, whole genome shotgun sequence, the genomic segment GTTTGGataacctatggacacttgtactttctgaatatataagcTCTCGATAAAGAACCtctgactcaagagaccttggatttctcgctgcaaggggtgggagaataAATCAGAGTACCCTGTATTCCTGACTGACAGtacctctgattggctgacagtcatagaaaagatggctcctctcagCTCTCACAACCACGCTACACACTCGCACTGAGACTTCGTTGGATTATTCCATGCTATCcttttccatcagcatgtgagagactttgctccatgccaggcctgagatgaccagacctgcctggcatggtttatggactatgtttgtgagtatgagcctcaagcctcttcagagaaatgcaagctAGCCAGCTTATGTTTTCAGTCAGTTAGCCATAGTAAAGAATAGGCAAgttatttgttgttttaatgccctttgcttgtgccttaatagCGCGGTTCCTGATACCTGCATACACTCTTCTTAACTAATAAACATCATTTATATCTAAGCCTCGTGTCTTTGAGTGTCTGACCAACTGTGTGCAGAATCCCCCAGGTTGAAAGAACCCGGAGACTGGCGAGTCTCAAACAAATGGGGTAAGCCATCcgcccaggaggcctgctaggggtttgagtggctgtaagcagcgCTTGAAACGGCAGGCAGGAGGTGGTGACCACCCGTTTCCCCCCCCCCGACACCAGGCGCACCCCTTCCTGGCTCTCCCGGCAGCAGCCCAGGGCTGTGCAGCTTGGCTTTCACCCAAAAGCAGACACTACAGTGTAGTGCTTAAAGTGTCAGAACAAGAAATGGGAGACCCAGGGCTGTTTCCGCACAACTTACCTGAACCCAGAACGCTGTGCAACATGcagaaaaaaatgcggaagattgcgttttcttgtgTGAGTTTCGCGCGACAttgtgcaacatcgtgcaaaacttgtgcagcgttccgggttcaggtaagccatgtggaaatggccccaggcTCGAATCCctgagcccctccccccccccccccgcggggaAGGCAAGgcaagaacagagagagagaaagagaaattacCATCTTCGGAGTCAAGAGTAGGTGACATGCTGATAACTGAAGATGTCTCGTCGAGACTGACGCTGGGGGTAGAGTAGAGAAGAATTTCCTCCAGCGGCTGTGAAAGAAAggacaacaacattcgacttatagaccgcccttcaggacaacttgacgccactcagggcggtttccaaagggtgttgttgttatcctctgGACAATCTTGACaacctccctgtgaggtgggtggggctgagagagctccgagagagctgtgatcgacccaaggtcacccaactggcttcaagtggaggagtgggggatcaaacttggttctctagattagagtcctgccgctcttaaccgtgacaccaaactgtctctgcGCTGCAGCTACGGATGCCCCAGGCAGCTGCTTTCTGTCTCCGCACAGCCAGGTCCCTGGAGTGCCATCTCGTCTGCTCAGTGTTTAGCATTCAGCATTCCCCAGTGCAGAGCCCAAGGGCACAGGGATGATCCCTGCTGGGGCATCCCCTGGAACTCTCCACATTTGCCAGGAAAGGGCTAGGGCCACTTCCCGGAAGGGATGGTGGCTGGCTGCCATGTCCATCCCCCACTCCGAAAAAAGAGAGCGCTTCTCTGGACTGCAACAGAGGCTGCTGCCAGTAGACAGTCTGGCCGTGGCCCTTCCATTGGACTCCCAACTTCTGGGACTGGTCTGGGGTGGGGAGGCTTGGCGAGTGAGCTCCTTTGGCTGTcccagtcccacccacccccgcttcCCTGAGGAGCAGGGAGCTCCAAGGGGATGAGTCTCACCGTGGGAGCAGCACGTCCATCCACGTCCCCGAGGGGAGGAGCTGGCTCACTGGGTGatgcttctcctgctgctgccgcaTCTTCACTCCCCTGCGCACTGAACGCTCTTGGCCCATCTTCCCCGGGAGGTGTCCCCTGCCACTCTCCGATGTCTGCTATACGGGGGACATTTCCAAGGAGGCTCTCAGACAGAAACACACCGGGGCAAGGCAGGCTCTGGCCGGCCAGAGGCACGCTCCCAAATGCCAGCtgaacccagagaaagcccaacagaaccaaactgaagcaagggagtggaatcccatcccccccccccccgctgccagtaccgaatcaaggggaccaacatcaaacctgaGAAACATGTCAAAACAgggaattccacccaaaccaaactggagcAAGGTACACTGTTGCAACGGAGCCCAACTGAATCAGggccactcacagaagccaggcagacaagggccgtttccagatggcttacctgaagccgctccacgccgcaatgttgtggatcgtgccggggaaaaggCAAAATACCGCGTTTcccccagcacgatccacaacattgcggcatggagcggcttcaggtaagccatttgGAAAGGGCCAAGAAGAGCTCTTGCACGGATTGGCCACTCGCTCCCCgctccctgcctcactccctcctccccctctccccctgacACTTGACACATCAGGAAATACTTGACATTTGTCAAAATCTCAGACCTCTCTTGCTATTGGGGCCGGGGCCAGCATGAGCTACTCACCTGCAGCAGAAGGAGGGCTTGGCTGTATCTGCCGCAGCATGTCCCAAAGGTCTTCGAAGGGTCGGAAGTTTGCTAGGATCAGATCTATCAGTTGGCTTTCAAAGAATAGGCTTTGCCGGATGGCAGCAGATGTCATCATCTGGTCGAATGACCGCTTCATCATTTGCAGGAGTGCGATGGCCACTTTTTCCGCGTGGGCCTCAAGAGTGTAGATGGGCACCCTGACCTCCTGGAAGGGGAACGGACGCCGTGAGTAGTGGGGAGGGGACCTGCGTGGCTCTGGCTGGTTCCGCCTACAGTCCCCGAAAGACAGGTCTGAGCTGACAGGTATCCTGTGCTCGAGGAAAGCTGAAAACTCCTCGAGCACTTCCTCTATGACCTCCACCACTTCAGAGGCTGTCACCAATGCTCCTTCATAGGCCACGGGGCCCCACGCTCTGAAGACATCATAAATGCGGGTTTCTTGGTTTGGGGAGTCCTCGTGCATTATTTCGACTCCTCTGCTGTCCCGCTCGGGGAGGGAGTCAGAATCGATCCTTTCGGAGGCGTGGCATAGTTTTGTGATGACCTTTTTGGTGATGCTGCAGGCCAGGAAAACGGCAGCATTTGGGAAAGAACCTGCACCGCGGAGCTCTCCCCGGTGCCGGCTTAGGTAATGGATCAGGTAGTCCTCAATGGCCAGGGACACGTAACTGTCCAGGCACTGCATTTCTGCTAAAACCTTCCTGAAAGCGTCGCTCAGGAAATCAGCTGTTATTTCCATCCAGTTGTTGGGCACTGCAAGAAGGCTGCCGAGGAAAGCGCAGTGCCCTGGATAATCTGCTGGATCCAGGAGGACACCATTCTGCTCCACCTTTGGGCTGCCTGTGGAAGACAAAAGGTGAGAGGTGAGGGAAGGTCATCGCGTATGGTTGTGGAATGCCAAAAATACCTCCCAGACCTGGAAAAATGAGGGACGTGCCCTGAGGGCAGACCATTACCTGCATCCCTGCAGGCGTCCTCTACGGCCTGGTTTTCCAGGGCGCCCACATCTGGTTGCTGGATGGCTGCGGGTGACAAGAAGAACACAATAACTGTAGGGAGAAGAAGGGTCAggcctttgggggctgagagcctgGACATCTTTATTGAGCCTTGGAGGAAGATGCAAAGGGAAAGAGGTGAGAATCGCTtgtctggggggggcgggggcggaggcTTCCTTCCTCAAGTGGCTGCTCACTGGGGCTCTTGCATATACTTCTTGGAAACGGAATCCCTTCCTCCTATTTAGGAGCCCTGAGAGCGGACCTCTGAAGACATTAGAGAAGAAAGGGAAATCTCTTTCCCCAATCAGCCCTGTCCCTGAGATGCTTCTGCCCCCACGACTGGCTccacttttctcctttcttctccagAGAGTGGCtcccctctctttccctttttaCTGACTGGCTCTTCctcctggctcctcctcctcatcttcctGGCCCCATTCTGGGTTGCTACAGTGaaccagtatggcagctgagctgAGGATGTCCGTTTTCCACTCCTCCACAGCGggcagccaccaaggaagactctgcaggggaaggcaagggcaaaccacctctgcctaaCACTTGCCTCGAAAGCTCTTGCTGTGCGTCTTgacaacacacagacacacacattcatCCACAGACATCACTTTTGATACTTGGTGAGGGGGTTACCCTCTTTCCTGCATATTTGCAGAACCGTCAGATTGGTGACTGTATCTCTTGGACTTTTTTATGGGGATTGGAGCTTGGATCTCAGATAAGGAAATCAGCAACTGAACCAAACACCAGGCAATGGTGGTGCTACAACCATGGAGTCCCTGCTCTGGAAAGACTCGGAGGCCGATCTCAGTGCATGGGCAGGCCCCTCGCAGGAACAAGAAACCCTTTAAGGAACTGGTTGAGAGGATTCTAGCaaaccaagagagagagaggattcaAAGCCAGCGGACTTCAAAGGTGAAAGTGATCTCCTCTATCCGTAGGCCGCACAAGCGGATGAAGCTGTCAGTATTCAAGTCAAATGGGAATCATGCCCTTTTGGCTCAGCTGCCTAGTGGAAGGCCACAGTGGCTGCATCTCCACGGGAGGGGCAGTGGACATGCCGACGTTATAACTGCACTCTCAGTTGAACGGGTCTGACCCTCTTCACAAAGTCCTGGGGAGTGTAGTTTGAGCAGGGGCTGAGAGTCATTTCCACACCGCTTTGCAGATAGCTTCCCCTCCTATTTGCTATTCTACGAGAACTCCAAATAGATTTGCAAGAAATTGGCTCCTTCTTCCCAGATAGTCAAGACAACACCCAAAGTCCATGCATTTCTATAGTGAAAAGTGTCAATCAGCTGTCAGCCAGAGGACTCATGGATTCAAACACGCTTGTAGAGAACTAGTCCTCTGGCTACCGATAAGAACCATCTTCACACGGCTAGGCAAGGAAGCTTTGGTAAAATGGAAAAGGTGGGCCTTTTTCCTCTTGCAGGTGGTGGACATGCCACAGCTATATACGGCTAGATGCTAGTGCACCTCTTTATGGacacacagatttttaaaaggacttCTCAGCCTTTCGGCTAAGATCAAATCTAGCTGGGCCTGCCCTGGGTGTAGGCGGAAGGGGCAGAGTGAGAGGCCCGGTATCAACACAGTCCACCAGCAGTGATCCTTGCCTGTAAGAGGGACAGCCTGAAGAAAGGTAGAGCAGGGGAGTTGACAGAAAATGTCTGCTGGGCGGAGGAGGAGGGGTGCTGCAGGCCCCAGAGCGCTGGAGGGCGTTCATGGAACCTAGGAGAACACGGTGCTTCATTGGCAGTAAGCCAAACATTTCTCTTGCCTGGCTACGTCCCTGATACGATTGAAccctaactagggatgtgcgtttcggcattcagaatgccgaaagaatgccgaaacaaaagtgtttcggcattcttcaagaatcccgaaacgtttcggggaatgccgaaacgtttcgggattgccgaaagaaaaacccgaaacgtttcgggattctttcggcattcttttggcattcgagaatcgccattttgattttgctagccgtttgccttagcaagcggctagcaaaatcctgctggaagcaaaggcttcctgcaggctcttagaagaggggagggggggagaaggagtgaatcactcactccttctgtcaccccccacccctcttgcaaaggaggatagggaatcctgctttgccttgcaaatgcaaggtgcaagcattgcattgcactttgcatttg encodes:
- the LOC129346542 gene encoding uncharacterized protein LOC129346542 yields the protein MTLSPCSNYTPQDFVKRSLPWWLPAVEEWKTDILSSAAILVHCSNPEWGQEDEEEEPGGRAIIVFFLSPAAIQQPDVGALENQAVEDACRDAGSPKVEQNGVLLDPADYPGHCAFLGSLLAVPNNWMEITADFLSDAFRKVLAEMQCLDSYVSLAIEDYLIHYLSRHRGELRGAGSFPNAAVFLACSITKKVITKLCHASERIDSDSLPERDSRGVEIMHEDSPNQETRIYDVFRAWGPVAYEGALVTASEVVEVIEEVLEEFSAFLEHRIPVSSDLSFGDCRRNQPEPRRSPPHYSRRPFPFQEVRVPIYTLEAHAEKVAIALLQMMKRSFDQMMTSAAIRQSLFFESQLIDLILANFRPFEDLWDMLRQIQPSPPSAAADIGEWQGTPPGEDGPRAFSAQGSEDAAAAGEASPSEPAPPLGDVDGRAAPTPLEEILLYSTPSVSLDETSSVISMSPTLDSEDAFWVQESIRQVRKGLSNIIVGQSKNRNLSHGQIPAFHSPSPFMDSGQICAHVTRKATPAWLFFPGCWDPS